The Candidatus Aquicultor sp. genome includes the window AAGGTCGGCTAACGCTTGAAGGCACGCCGGAAGAAGTATTCTCAAGCACGCAGGTCATGGAAGAGGTCGATTTGCGCCTGCCGTACATCGCCCATCTTGTCGAAGAATTAAAGCATAAGGATAATGTCCAGGTGGATGAGCTGCCGCTCACAATTAAAGACGCACGGAAGAAACTCATATCGATAATTTCCGAGGGGGCGTCGCGCGTATAATTTTAGGGAATTATTACCACGGCAACGAAAGACATTTTTTGCACAAGCATGTCAATTCTGTATCAAATACTGGTAAAGTTAGGCATAATAAGGTAATTTAGAGAACGTAAGGTCTAACGTGAGCTAGGCGGGGAGGGAGTCGCTTGACGCAAGGCAGGAATAGTAACAAGAGATGGATTAGTATACTTGTATGTATGCTCGTTCTGGCTCTCACGGCGTTTGTGGTAGCTGGCTGCTCTGGAGGCGGCTCGGAGAAGGGCACACAGAACGAAGGAGTTAAGAGCGAGTCGAACACAACAGCAGAAAAAGCAGGAGCCGGAGGAGAAAAAAGCCCGATCTCGGAGCAAGAGAAAGCACAGGAATCGAGCGTACGCGATGTAAAAGATCCGCAGCAGCTCTTTATCGATAATTGCGGCCCGTGCCACGGCCACGACGGCACCGGTCTGGTTGGCCCGTCTATTAAGGCAACCGATTTATCGACCGTGCAAGTCAAGGATGTAACCGACAACGGAAAGGGTAGCGGCATGCCGAAGTTTAAAGGCGGCGAGCTCTCTGACGACCAGATTGCTGCAATTGCGCAATATGTAAAAGATAAGCTGAAATAAAGAAGACCACGAGGGCTTATATACAAGCTGTTTACGCGCCATTTAGCGTGGCGTACAATTAAAAAACATTTCGAAAGGCCGGCTTCAAAACCGGCCTTTTCTTTTGCCGTTATCCTATCACGTGTTTTTGGGAATAGATTGAATAGAGCTGGCGGTGGTTAGAGTTGTTTTCCTATTTTGCACGAGGAGTGATTGTATGGGCAAAAAGCTTGTGACAGGTGTTGAGGGGTTGCTGCCGCTTCCATTAGCATTGGTAACCGTTGCAAATAATGAAAATATCCCGGATATTTTTAGTGCTTCATGGCTTGGCGTTATGTGTCCCGATCCGCTCTATATCGGTGTCGGCATTGATGCCGTGAGCTACGCGCACGAACTCATAGAAGATAATGCTGAATTTGCGATTAATATTATGGAAGAGGGTTTTGTCAAAGAGATAGACGAGCTTAGCCGTCTATCGGGACATGAAACCGATAAATTTGAAGAAGCGCGGCTCACGGCTCAACCTGCAAAAGAAATAAAAGCCCCAATCATTCTCGAATCTGCAATCAGCATCGAATGTAAGGTGCAACATGTGTTGCGTCTCGGCACCCACGACCTCTATATCGGGCGCGTGCTTGCCACCCACGTGGAAGAATCGGTTTTGGACGGCAACAGCATTAACGTCGAAGTATTGAGACCGGTTGTATATGCAGTCGATTGGTACTGGTCTATCGGACGGAGGATCGGCCAAGTAGGACGCATGGCGGCATAATCAAACACTAATCTTGACATTAATACCCCCTAGGGGTATAAATGTATTCAAAGGAGTGAGTGTTTGATTATGGCTTCAGAAAAAATCACCAACATAAGCGATGCAGAGTTCGATGCCGAGGTATTGAAGGCCGATAAACCCGTCATCGTCGATTTCTGGGCTCCCTGGTGCGGCCCTTGTAAACTAGTTGCACCAAGGCTTGAGGAAATCGCGGATGAGTATGATGGCAAGCTAAAGGTTATTAAGGTAAATGTCGATGATAATCAAGAGTGGGCTGGTAAGCTCGGTGTTATGAGCATACCGACGCTACTTTTTTTCAAAGACGGGGATGTTGCGGGTAAAATTGTTGGCGCAGTTCCAAAAGAAGAAATTATAAAACGCTTTGGATTATAAGCGAACGAATTTTACTGTGTTTATGTAAGACAATGGAGGAGATATGCCAACATACCAGTTTATATGTGAGAGCTGTGGCAAAGACTTCGAGTTCTTCCTCACACGAATGTTGCGTGATGAAGATAAAATTTGCCCTAGCTGTGGTAGCAGCAAAATAAAGCGCGCATACCGGGACTTCTTGGGATTTGCAGGCTCGAAAAGCAACAGTTGCGGCAACACCGGATGTGGTACCGGCAGCTTTGGTTGAGGATAAATAATACAGGCTGGAAGCCTGAATAAGGAACAGGAATTAGGCCCTCTGTTTAAG containing:
- a CDS encoding flavin reductase family protein, with protein sequence MGKKLVTGVEGLLPLPLALVTVANNENIPDIFSASWLGVMCPDPLYIGVGIDAVSYAHELIEDNAEFAINIMEEGFVKEIDELSRLSGHETDKFEEARLTAQPAKEIKAPIILESAISIECKVQHVLRLGTHDLYIGRVLATHVEESVLDGNSINVEVLRPVVYAVDWYWSIGRRIGQVGRMAA
- a CDS encoding cytochrome c; this translates as MTQGRNSNKRWISILVCMLVLALTAFVVAGCSGGGSEKGTQNEGVKSESNTTAEKAGAGGEKSPISEQEKAQESSVRDVKDPQQLFIDNCGPCHGHDGTGLVGPSIKATDLSTVQVKDVTDNGKGSGMPKFKGGELSDDQIAAIAQYVKDKLK
- the trxA gene encoding thioredoxin, whose protein sequence is MASEKITNISDAEFDAEVLKADKPVIVDFWAPWCGPCKLVAPRLEEIADEYDGKLKVIKVNVDDNQEWAGKLGVMSIPTLLFFKDGDVAGKIVGAVPKEEIIKRFGL